From the genome of Medicago truncatula cultivar Jemalong A17 chromosome 2, MtrunA17r5.0-ANR, whole genome shotgun sequence:
GCTCCTAGATTGCTTGATAAAATTAAGTTGTTATCGTTAGTgtggctgaaagctaaaaatataacttttgtttttggaactCAGATGTGGTGGTCAAGTCCTTTGGTTTGTTTGGGCATTGGCTAACCACCGGAGGGTGTTTTTTCTCTTGATATTGTTTCCTTGTGTGTTGGTAGTAGTCTTTtaagcacaccttgtgcgaagagattactattgtttttggtaatataatttcattttgccttgttaaaaaaaaaaaacatttttaccACAAATCTGATATCATCTGTCTTATAGCCAATTTGGTTTGGCGGTATATCTACCAAACGTACGTCAAATGGTGAAAAGAAAGAAGTTAGAAATAGTGGTCTCTATATCAACGCGATTTCCTGCCACAATTTCTCACATTGCAATGCCACACCATACACAATATTACTTCTTCATCCTTGTACAACTTCTCTACAATTTGATCATTATGTTTCTCATATTTAGCTCGAACTAGTTTCATTGAATGACCCACTAGCCACAACTAAAATCAACTTGATTTGTTCAACAATTTTAAATGAAGATATTAGTAAAGTTAGAGAAGGGTTTGGAGGACTGAACTAAGGCATTTAACAAAAAGATTTTGAATGTTGAGGGACTAACtataaattgttgttttatttgataCTTTGATCAAACGAgtcaattcaattaataaatgaaataaataattagacGGAGAAACGGTTTaagaatattttaacttttattatgctttgtttagtaaaaaatatgaaattactAATAAGCTAGTTAGTATTTGGTAAAATTATCTATTGAACTAGTTTATGAATATGAAATGacgaaaaaataataatatatttttatttatttattttacttaagaTTTGAGGGGATATAATTAAGATGAAGGAAAATGATAGATGGACCATCTTTCATTTGTACAACCTTGTACCACTGCTGATGTAGTACAAGGGTGTATATTTATATAACTTCATCTCACAACGCTATCTTTCATCTTCTCTCAATTAACCGGTCCAAACTTCACTCCTCCCTCTCATGTCTCCTTCTACAACCCCTCGACACTCCGCCACCGCTGTGGCCGTTCTCCTCATTGATCCGTCGTTTTCAGATCTGTCGTTCTCCTCTTTCTACCATCGTTCTCAAATCTAGACAACACATCTCAGATCTAGAAAAAACAAACAGAtgatttgagagagagagagagagagagcagcGATGAGAGAGAGGAGTTCGACAACGGAGAACAAAAATATGGTGAGTGCGGCGGTGACGAGGCGGAGAGTGGGTGGTTGGAGAAGAAAGTGGAATGAAGGGAGAAGGAGAGAAAAGATAACGTGAAAGAGAAGTGTGAGATAAAAACTGAATTGGCAGGGTTATGGTGATGCTGGTGGTGGTGAAGTGGGTGGCcgatggggagaagagagaagtcagagaGCCGAGAGAGAGCACAGAGAAGGgacaattaattattattaatatttttgagcTGGCAATGtttggaatattttatttatttttttgacatgtGGAAGTGTATATATGGATGGTACACCACATAAAGGTGTCCACGTATAATCACCCTTAAGATgaatataagttataagttggTTAAAGATTTGAGCTTATATTAGTTGTTATTGATCCACCCAAAGGAGAAAACTACACTTACcaaacaagtttatttttttattttattaaaaataagctTATAAAGTTATAAGACTCTTGAATATATTGATTCGAGTGATCAAAGATTCTTCATTTTGGTATGAACAAACTTCATTTGGGATAGTGTGCATAACCAGACTCAGAAATGGCGCCAAGTGAAGACGCCGACGCTGCTTTATCTGATCCACTTACGGAGGAAACAACCGCCACCAAGCGGCAGCGTTTGAACTCCTCCACCGAAACCCTGTCGTCCCTAACCtcaccatcttcatcttcctcatcaACCATTCCGACTCTTCCATTCGAGATCGTCGCGGAGATTCTCTCCAGGCTGCCAGTCAAATACCTCATGCAACTCCAATCCGTCTGTAAGTCCTGGAAATCTCTCATCTCCGAtcccaaattcatcaaaaaacaCCTTCACGTGTCCACCACGCGCCTCCATCTCGTCTTAGCCTTCGCCAATTCCTCTCGCAAATTCGCCCTCTCAGCTTATCCTCTCTCCTCCTTCTTCACCGACGTAACTTCCACCGCCACACAGCTAGATTACCCTCTGAACAATCGAATTCGAAACCTTTTCGATCTCATCGTTGGCTCTTGCCATGGTATCCTCTGTTTCGCACTCGATCAACGTTTCGCTCTTTTGTGGAACCCTTCCATTAAGAAATTTACGAAATCACCATCTTTGGATAATCCAAAACGAGATGGGAGTTACACAATTTATGGTTTTGGCTATGATCATGTCAATGACATTTACAAGGTTGTTGCTGTTTATTGCTTTGAATCTGATAACGGGGATTACAAAACTCAAGTGAAGGTCCATACTTTGGGTACCAATTTTTGGAGAAGGATTCATGATTTACCTTTTGGTGTCCCTTTTGATGAATCAGGAAAATTCGTTAGTGGAACTGTTAATTGGTTGGCATCTAACGATTCGTCATATACTTCATCGATAATTGTTTCTCTTGATTTGGAGAAGGAAACTTATCAAGAGCTGTTGCAGCCGGATTATGGAGCCAAAGCGGTAAACGTGGTTACTAAGACCTTAGCAGTGTTGAGGGATCGCATGTGCATTCTTGCTCATAGTCATACTTTTTTCGATGTTTGGCTTATGGAGGAGTATGGAAATAGAGAAACTTGGACTAAATTGTTCCGTGTTCCTTACATAGGGAATGTTGGGCGTTGTCCTTATACCAATGCACTTTATGTTACTGAGGATGATCAGGTGCTGCTGGAGAATCAGTTCGAGTTGGTCGTTTACAATTCTAGAGATGGTACTTCTAAAACTCTTGAATTTCCAAACATCAAAGGTTGGATGGTCCTTGAAGTCTACCAAGAGAGTTTGATATCACCATGTTCTTAATAATAGTAGAATGCATGTAGTAATGAGGATGTTATATGCTATGTTATGTCACTTGTGCATGAGGTTTATGAAGAACCGGGATTCTTCAACTCCCTAACTGCAACCTGTATGTTAATTTCTATTTGTGTTATGTACCTTTTGTTTGCTGATTACTTCATGGATTATTGTTCATTATTAGACGATGAAATATGTTGCCTGAGGAATTGTGgtgttagatttattttattcgaTGATTAGAGTTTTTTTGATCGATTCTTTAATTGTGCACTTCATTATGTGGTTAGTGATTTGGTTTTCTAAGATTGGAATTAGGTTCCATGTCCTTTGGCTGTCACTTGTCGTGTGTTAAAATGTTTGATGACTGTTACACAAATTTTATGATGTATGCTGCAAAACCGCTTGTTGCTGGGATTGCTTGAAGCAATGTGAAGTTTCTTTATCTACAGTTGGCATGACATATTTCTGCCAAAAACAATGAACTGTGATCCAAAAGCAATGAATTGTGATTCTAGATTATTCATTATTCCTCCACCATTGCAATGATAATATGTTTCCTGTCTTTCTCCCTCACtgaatttcttttatttgtgaTTATTTTATAATGATTTTCAATGCTTATGTTGGATTTCATTGTCTAATGGAGCTTTGGTACCAAATATGAACCATATCCTAGAAGTGCTTGGTTCAATAGCCAACACTGTAATTTTATTCAATTGAATATTTATCACATTTATCTTCTGAAATCAGAGAAAATAGGGATTAGGTGTATGACTTCTGCAAATTGTGTCGACTGCTTGAATTAGTGGCAGTTGATTTGCTTGAGAAATTATTCTCTTTTCAGTTCTGTTAGCTCAATTCCTTGAATCTCTGTGCAACTTGAGTTTGTTGAAGTTATTAGACACAGAGTTTGTTTAGGCTGGTTGCACTTGTTATAAGTTTTGTCTCAACACTCAACATGGAAGTCACTTATATGCAGTCTCTTGATTGGAAAGTGCTCATGTGCCCGCCTTGCTCTCTCTTTTTTCGTTGCATTTTCAGTGGCAGATTTTTTTACAACCGCCATGACCAATTTGTGAAGGATGGCGGTGCCACGGGTGTTTTATGGCGGATAAATATTACTTTTGGGAGGTTGACTTTCTTCCTAggattttaattagtttttgaaTATTCAAGTATACAACATTGTAATGATGTGATGAACTAtaaattctatattttttatcattaggAATCGAACTCGTTACCCTGGTGTTCTTGACAGTTCTTTTTCTGTCACTTCCCTCCCATGCTTGACTGGGTTTGGTATGTTcttgctgattttttttaatcacacTGAGTACCCACTGACCTTGAAAATTTAAACTCCTCAAAACAGTCTAAATCTGCAAGCAATGTGTTAAGAACTATTATTATCACTGTATAAAGTTTGGACGGACAGAAACCAATTTATCATATAGGTTGTATTCGGTTAACAAAAGCTTCCAAGCAAGATGTTGACGTAAGTCATTCATATACGAAACTTGCTCTTTTAATTGGTTATGGGGTCTTCAATGTTTTATGCAGTAACTAACTGTAGTAGTTTTCAATTATATGTTTAGCGTGATGATGGCTTTTGGGCGTAATAATAGTCATGGATGGTGTCTTTACTAATATTTTGTGACATCTTTTTGCTTCACTATCTAGAGATTTTTGTGGATGAAGGTCTATTTAATGTCAATCCATAAGTGGTATTTTCAAGTTCTCCAACTCATAATAGTGGTTTTCTCTATTTTGacttagaagttgattgagttttGTGATCAGAAGTTGAAGATTAAGCTTGATAATGAGTGTCTTCCTATAGAACATCTAACCAAATGTATAATGTTTCTTGATCATGTGCTTTGGAGAAGAGTTGTTTATCCAACTCTTGGGTACACTGCAACTGATGGTAAGATCATTAGTGAAGTGCTCGTTTGGTTACCCATTTTGTGGCACAAACGTGAGTCAGGAGCACTCAAACgcagtttttctatttttgtggTGTTTGGATAACTGCAAAAGTGATTTAGCCAAACGTGATTCAACCCCTCAAACTCACGTCTACCAGAAGCTAAAAGTTGGAgcttttcaaaaacaatttagGAATTCAATTTTTGGTGGCTAATGTGCTTTCCCAAATTACCCATgatattctttttcatttttcgaCAAAGTTGTATAAAACACAGCCAAAGTGATGAATTTTTTGTTGCTCAAATTCTTTCTCGACCCTGTTTCTGCCTTCATGTTATCCTGCATACTTCaacattctctctctttctttgagaagaagatggaattgagtttgtatttatttattttattttaattttcacaaAATGAAATTGGGTTCTAAAGGCCCGCTAGTTAATTTCTCCTCTTATGCAAGCCCGTTAAATTTTTTAcagattattttttaagaaaaaaccgTTTGACaacatttgttatttttttacaagagaaaaaatttgttaattaatatgtgtaaaatatttatataatataccTAATTCAAATTAAACTATCAAATTAATctgcattttattttagaagTTTTACTAATctacaaataattaaattgataatgcaacataaatttgaataattatataaaatagaaacaaaatctaattttaaatagatattaatacccattttggtaattatgcgttcaaaatcaattatgagccaaactatccaaacaacaagAATTTTTAAGAATCAATTCTAAGTGaatgtattcaaacataaatcaattcacattcaactcgcttttttccaaatcaattttgttaaacccaattaaatcaaaatcaattctctccaCGGCTGAACCAAACACAAACGAAAAGGTGTAGGATACTTTTGTCTATCACCGCAAGCTTAAAGCAATGCATTAGGCAATTTCAAAAGTTGAGTTTTTTGAAGGGTGATAGGGATCCTGATTCACAGTCTTGCTTGAGGATGTTTCATGCCACTCAAGCTCATACCAATGCTCAAATTAATAAGTTTTTGTAAACCATGGTTGAGTGGTATAGGTTTGCAGACAACAGGAAGAAGATTGTGAACTTCTGTTCTTATATCATAATAGGCTCACTTGCAAAGCGTGCGAAAGTATATAAGATTGGTGCTCGAAACCCGAACCTCATCGAAGCCTGGTACCTAAAAATGAtgataatgaattttttttttataaaccttaccaaacaaaaacatttaaaaatgaagtcatttcaattaaattatttgcattgtctaaaattttaaattatctaaaattttcaaataaacatgTGTAACTTACATATGATAGAGTAAAGTGTGCTTTATTACCATTCAGACTCACTTTATCTAAGTTAATGTTATGTTTATCTCTTGATAAATGGTGAGAGATCACACTTTACTTTTCTATGTGTAAATTACACGACATAAGATCCATTTTCATAATTAAGTGTGAATCTTCCCATGTTGAAACTTTGTATAACTGtcatgaaatttaaaacatgatAGAATCATAACATTTTCTTAGATGAAAGACAAAAAATCATGACATTTAAACATGACATAAGAGAACTGAAATTGCCAACGGTTATAAATTACAATAATCATTGCAAGTAATTGGATACAAAACGATTCACAGTGAAAGTTCTATAAATCCAAGTAAACTCTGTGATACTCATCAGCGGTTGAGATGGTAACCGCAGTCACTGTAGACACCTTAAAATCTATTTCTAACATGTCAAATTCCAACATAAATCCATTCCTATATCATaattaatagtaattttttggGTGATAGTTCTTTTACGAGCATCTTCAATGGGCATAATTTAAGTAACTCATTCCGgataatttatcttttaattagTGAGTTTCATTGTGCCATACCATATTTATACAACCCGCTATAATTTTACTACAATGGTGCATATTTTCTTGGTTGACACACGGTGCATATTAAACCATAAATAACTCACGTTTTTACATGTTTTTATTGCAAGCATAACTAATATAATATTCCAATGAAATAATAGCTTAAATAAtgtattatagattttttttttcttatgaaattcaCATTGCCTGCTGCTCCAACGGAAACAATAGATTGGAAGACTTGCATAGTGTTTGAAACTTACTAATAAAGAAATGTCCAAGttcatgaataataataataataataatgtcacAATACAATGAATTGCACTAAAATAGGACTAATATAAAAAGTATCCCAAGTTAGTTCTCTAGCGTCCACCTCCAATAAGCTCTCTCTATCCTATCAAATGAACAAACAACCAACCATTTGTTGCAGCGATGCAGCAATTCTTGCTTCTTTATCCATACCCGTTTACACTGGTGTGGGAAACGATCTACTATTCACATTATCAATAGAGTTTCGATTAAATTTTACGTTTTTCTGGCGATCGTCTAACACAAccctctactttttttttatccgAACTTGAGTTTATAACTATACATAGCAAGATTAACACATGCTAATAATCGTGAATCAACATTAAGTGTGTGTTGATAATTGAATCACAAATATGATACCCTCTTGATCTCCCAATATAGTATCTTTCATTTGTACTTTCCATGTCATATGATGTCAAACAGATCCAACATCTCCATGCACAGCAGTAGGCCCCTTCAACACAACATCCAATCAACCTAAACAAGATTTTTGTGCCGACCAATTGTTTCTACCCCACTTTCAATTCTTTCTAAGCTTGGCAATTGGCACATgagaaaaagttaaatatttgcTACTACTTTTTTTcctctaaaataaaaagtactaCTTTTTTTCCTGACAGAATGAGTGTACTTAATTATTTCTAGGCAAAAAACAAATACACCAGGACCAATGAATTCACTAAGAGCaagttgaaatgattaaaaagaaaaaaatagtgaaaggAAAATTAACGATTTACAGGGGAGAAtcttttgttttcctttattaAATTGTTACGtacttatattttatataagttACTAGCTTTTTAGCTATGAACTAGTGTGtagattaattttatcaaacaaatcTGAAGTCTTAAAATAGTATATTATTAGTACtgtatttcttttatttttaacttgtaaaaaagaaattaaagataGAAGTGATTGTAAATTGTAATGCATGAGTTGCATTCAACTAGTACCCCAGACTAGTAATTAAAGATTGTTGTGAATCCTCCCATATTGAAATTTCACATAACTTTGTCATGAAATTTTTGATACACAATCCAATAGGACCAGAATTTCATGTAGTTGTAAACTTGAATACTCTAAGTAATTGGATACAAATTAAACTGCTCACATTGTAAATTCTCTATGTTAGTTCCAACATGAATCCATTCCTgtatcacaattttttatttttttttgggtgatatGTTCTCTTATGCCATGCAAATTAAATTTTCATCAAAAGGAAACCAATGCTTGAAGCATaaactaaagaaaaataaatcaataaataccagggaataaataaattatgtgtgTGTATAAAAAAAGGGTCCTAGTTCATGAATAAAATGTCATAATATAATGAATTGGACTAAAAAAAGCATAATCTAGAAAGTATCCTAAGTTAGTTCTCCAGCCACCAGCTCCAATAAGGTCCCTCCGATAAACGCATTGCTTAACCTATCAAAGTGAACAAACAATCATTCGTTAACTTAAGAGCATTATTATGTTGCTTTcacttgaagaaaaataataataaacttaaTTTTGACTGAAGTAACAATCAGAAACATACCAATTAAATATAAGCTGGTGAGTAGTGTCGCCATAATGGTAACTATACAAGCCCTTACAAATTCAGCAGTTGAGGTTGACCTGCACAATTGATAATTTGATAGACCCATCAATATATAACAGAAGCAACTCTTGTCAAACGAATAGTTGTTAATGGCCAACAAAGATATCGAACAAGAATGAATTGCAAATGAAGAGTTGATTGATACAGATTTCAATGATATTTTTCAGTGAAATTAATTTTCTATGAGTATGGGACATGGACTGTCGGTGTAAATTTTACGTTCAATGAGAAACCAGTATTTTGCAGCATTTTTAAAACAGGGTTACAAAGTGTGCTTATATGGCAATATGATGCGTTCTCATTAGATGTCGGATTTACACTGACAGTACATTTTCGTTAAACTATAATTCTATTGTCATGTTTCATTGAGTTGTATTTATGTTTCTTTGGAAATGTTTTATAAGAAATGTCATTGAAAATTACCTTGTTACTAGGTCTCTGACAGATTCAGAAGTTAGTCCAAAACCATAAGGAAAAAGTGGATCGTAGTGAGGATCTCCAACATTCATTGGGAGTTGATCGACAGATTTGAACCATGTCCTTGCAAGTTTACCAGTGAAACCATAGTCACCAAAAAGAACATCTGCCACACCTTGTCCCTCAGATCCTGGTAACCATGCTGCAACCAATGCATCTATGGAGGAAAGATATGGTTCAATCACAACAGGTCTGCCAGTAACGGTGACAACCACACACTTGACAGCTCCACATACATTGTTGATGATATTTGGACCAGGATCCAAGATTGTAAGGGCCGTGCTGTCCCCGGCAGTCTCGGCATAAGGAGGCTcgccaacaacaacaatggcATATTCAAAGTTGTTGGATTTAACAAAACCAGCGTCAGGGTTCTCGCGAAATACAACTTCTGTGCTTGGATCAACTGTTGAATTTATAGCACTGAGAATAGTAGTACCTGCCCATGAGAAAAAATAGCTTCATTACTATTATAGCTTAGTAGCAGAAAAACAGGCAATGGCATGTCTGTTTGTCAACATTTTctatattattgaaaaataattatgtaaagCCTAGAATCTCATATGCTTCCATAGGCAAGACCTCAACTTGCTACGAGTGTCTAAGAGTCACTTACCGCTCGTGTCACCATTGCCGATGAATCCTTGCCATTTGATAGTCCACCCACCACATTGGTATCCCAAATTATCGGCATGAGTGCCAGCAACTAAGATTTTTCGGGCTTTCTTTGGAAGAGGAAGGAGTTGAGCACTTTGGTTTTTCCCATTTTTAAGCAGCACAAGTGATTTTCTCACCGCTTCCCTTGCAAGGTCTCTGTGTGCCTGATTAAACAGCATATTTGAAAATCTCAAAACTCTTGATGTCTTAATTGTGATAGGATATATTCTAAATTGTACAAGTAACAAGAAATATTGATAAAATTGCATGCTACTTTTGTCCTTAATCTACTTGTAGGAATTAGATTAACTTTATACAGGAAGGTATATTAGCAAAGAATGACAAGTTATAATGTTTAGTTTCTTAATAAAAAGTAGGATTCAAGACGTTCTTGGTTGTCTAAAACTGGTGTCAACTAAAACTATACGCAGAGGCTTATTATCGTTTGAGGAATTGTCAAGACATTTTCATTGAATTCAAATATACCGTGTTCATCGAGAATGAAATTGTCATCTTTTATTGTTCAGATTGAACTAAAAAACAAGTCAAATTTGTTACTGAATATCCATTTCAAGGTTGGGATGGTTTGAATGAATTACCTGGCTTCCAAGCTCATTGACCAAGCTGAAATCGGCTAGAGGATTCTCAAAAAGACCCATGGTGAACTTTACAACCAAAATTCTCTCAACAGCATCATCAATACGATCCATCGGAATGATATTATTCTTGACCAAGAGTGTAAGGTCCTTAATGAAATCTTCAAATTCGTATGGTACCATCACCTATAAGTtaattaacaagaaaaaaaaaattgagttctACAATCTCTTGTTCGGTAAGAATTACATTGTTTCATAAGCTACACTCGAGTAGGAACTTCATTCACTACAAGCATGCAGGCAATTTGAGTATAAAGAACGTACTAACCATATCAACACCGGCTTCAATGGAAGCCTGGACGGAGTATGTGTAGTTTGAACCGGGAGGTGTTGTGATTTTGTCAATACCTTGCCAATCTGAGATGACAAATCCCTGACAAATAAGTGAATAAAATTGAAGTTAGACTTAATACTGAATTCAATAGTTCTACTAGTTGATGATGCCAAATGATATTTTCTTTCCTAACAAAGAACTAAATCTCCGCGTTTATTATGTAATTATGtataagaaaaaaggaagaatatAGAGAGACCAATCACCTTAAACTTAAGAGTATTCTTGAGGTAGCCAGTAATTAGATCACGATTCGCATGCATCTTCACACCGTTCCAACTTGAGTATGAAGCCATAACTGTAGAGACCCCCTTAATAATGGAATCAATATACGCAGGCATGTGAAGGCTCATCAATGTATGCCAATCAACCACCGCGTTGTTCTCATTTAGTCCCTTGGTTGTACCACCATCTCCAACAAAGTGCTTAGCACAAGCCGCTACCTTTGTCCTACAAGAAAAGAATAACTTTATTAGCCTAGTGAATGATAGAGGAACAGCATGAACCATTTTTAATAAGTGACATAAGTAACTACATAAAAATACAAGAGAATTATTCAATCATGATCTTTTTGTTCATTTATGTGCAACATAACAACGGTGGTTAATGTTTGTGATATTAATAATGTCATACTTGCCGCCAACATATGGAACTCCCTTCCTAGCACCCGGCGGGATATCTCCTTGTAGACCAGGTATGATCTCTGTCATTTCTCGCACAATTTTAGGATCCTCGCTATAGCTTTCATAACACCGACCCCATCTAGGATCTCTACAGACCTATAGTTAGGAGTATcagtaaaattaaagaaaaataatacatatcTGTCAACCTCTGTCTAACAAATACTAGTTTTTAACAAGTTTATCATTAGTGTATAACTTACCGCAATGCATGGAGCAAAAGCATAAGGAATCCCTGTTGCTCTGATTTCAAGAGCAGTTGCAGCACCAATTCTTCGTGCCAAATCAGGGTCCCTGATTATCGAATATTATtagaacaaagaaaatattggaTGCATCTAATAAATACACTtgcaatttaaacaaaaatgataaacatATATCGAGTTACATGAAAATTTTGGCATTAACGTTGTCCGTAATTCCTATGccgaaaaaataaataaaaaaataaaaaatcaacttgCCTGGTACATCCAAGCCCAACATTATGGGGAAATATGGTAGCATTATAGACATTATTGTGTCCATGAACGGCATCAATACCATACATCATGGGAATGCCCAATCTACTTGCCAGAGACCCTTTCTGaaattcattaatcatattCACCCAATCTTGAGCAGTAGCTTTTGGAAGCGGTTCACTGCCACCACCACTCAGTACACTCCCTGCACACATTTAAAGGAATCAGTAAGTACAAATAGAATTAAGGTAACATTCAAATACTATCCTAAGTTGGGATCCAATTAAAAAAGGGCAGTCCAAAGCTCCGGCATACgtagggtccgggaaggggtcacACACCACAATAATGAAAAACTAAATcacacaaattttaattaacattACAAGGGATATCAAGCAAATATTTAGTGACAGGATATTCATCATCACCACTAACACATTTATAGTTTAAAAGGTTTGAGTTGTCGAGTAAGGGTGACACAGATGCAAGTTAATGCTTCCCAAAATAGATCC
Proteins encoded in this window:
- the LOC11407622 gene encoding F-box/kelch-repeat protein At3g23880 — protein: MAPSEDADAALSDPLTEETTATKRQRLNSSTETLSSLTSPSSSSSSTIPTLPFEIVAEILSRLPVKYLMQLQSVCKSWKSLISDPKFIKKHLHVSTTRLHLVLAFANSSRKFALSAYPLSSFFTDVTSTATQLDYPLNNRIRNLFDLIVGSCHGILCFALDQRFALLWNPSIKKFTKSPSLDNPKRDGSYTIYGFGYDHVNDIYKVVAVYCFESDNGDYKTQVKVHTLGTNFWRRIHDLPFGVPFDESGKFVSGTVNWLASNDSSYTSSIIVSLDLEKETYQELLQPDYGAKAVNVVTKTLAVLRDRMCILAHSHTFFDVWLMEEYGNRETWTKLFRVPYIGNVGRCPYTNALYVTEDDQVLLENQFELVVYNSRDGTSKTLEFPNIKGWMVLEVYQESLISPCS
- the LOC11414411 gene encoding beta-glucosidase BoGH3B, which gives rise to MSRIRLLGVVLWLCCWLVVTADAQVDEMKYKDPKQPVAVRVKDLLSRMTLEEKIGQMTQIDRSVANANVMKNSFIGSVLSGGGSEPLPKATAQDWVNMINEFQKGSLASRLGIPMMYGIDAVHGHNNVYNATIFPHNVGLGCTRDPDLARRIGAATALEIRATGIPYAFAPCIAVCRDPRWGRCYESYSEDPKIVREMTEIIPGLQGDIPPGARKGVPYVGGKTKVAACAKHFVGDGGTTKGLNENNAVVDWHTLMSLHMPAYIDSIIKGVSTVMASYSSWNGVKMHANRDLITGYLKNTLKFKGFVISDWQGIDKITTPPGSNYTYSVQASIEAGVDMVMVPYEFEDFIKDLTLLVKNNIIPMDRIDDAVERILVVKFTMGLFENPLADFSLVNELGSQAHRDLAREAVRKSLVLLKNGKNQSAQLLPLPKKARKILVAGTHADNLGYQCGGWTIKWQGFIGNGDTSGTTILSAINSTVDPSTEVVFRENPDAGFVKSNNFEYAIVVVGEPPYAETAGDSTALTILDPGPNIINNVCGAVKCVVVTVTGRPVVIEPYLSSIDALVAAWLPGSEGQGVADVLFGDYGFTGKLARTWFKSVDQLPMNVGDPHYDPLFPYGFGLTSESVRDLVTRSTSTAEFVRACIVTIMATLLTSLYLIG